Proteins from one Natrinema salifodinae genomic window:
- the iolM gene encoding scyllo-inosose 3-dehydrogenase — MQSLVVDAEWDPRSEYDVSDAERASKKAMNSSQVWRDPDLRVTERERPTPADDEVLVRVRYAGVCGSDVSMLETDEDGYVHYSAYLGLPNVIGHEFAGEIVETGDDAQLFEAGDLVTAEVTDYCGRCDMCRQGFMGHCENFEQLGFTIPGAFAEYVAVPEKLCWDVSSLREAYGTDDEVLRAAATIEPSTITYHGLFARADGILPGDYHVYHGAGPIGLTGMNVSRAAGAGKVIAFEPSDARREVARDLGFDHVYDPIERDPAETIASITDGQGADVHVETAGAVGQTYPAIEDSLAEGANVVHISNAGSDPGLALRKYQGSGAQLYGSEGHTGHQVYPRVIRLMAAGKLDNRPIVTSTFDLENAADAVRQAAERVDGKVLVEI; from the coding sequence ATGCAATCCCTCGTAGTCGATGCGGAGTGGGATCCCCGGTCCGAGTACGACGTTTCGGACGCCGAACGGGCGTCGAAGAAAGCCATGAACTCCTCGCAGGTGTGGCGCGATCCCGACCTCCGGGTCACCGAGCGCGAGCGGCCGACGCCGGCCGACGACGAAGTGCTCGTTCGCGTCCGCTACGCCGGCGTTTGCGGGAGCGACGTCTCGATGCTCGAGACGGACGAAGACGGCTACGTCCACTACTCGGCGTACCTGGGGCTGCCGAACGTGATCGGTCACGAGTTCGCGGGCGAGATCGTCGAGACGGGCGACGACGCGCAGCTGTTCGAGGCGGGGGATCTCGTCACCGCCGAGGTCACCGACTACTGCGGGCGCTGTGACATGTGCCGCCAGGGGTTCATGGGCCACTGCGAGAACTTCGAGCAGCTCGGGTTCACGATCCCCGGCGCGTTCGCGGAGTACGTCGCCGTTCCCGAGAAGCTGTGCTGGGACGTCTCGTCGCTGCGGGAAGCCTACGGGACGGACGACGAGGTGCTCCGGGCCGCCGCGACCATCGAGCCGAGCACCATCACCTACCACGGCTTGTTCGCGCGGGCCGACGGGATCCTGCCCGGCGACTACCACGTCTATCACGGCGCGGGCCCGATCGGACTGACCGGCATGAACGTCTCGCGAGCCGCCGGCGCCGGGAAGGTGATCGCGTTCGAACCGTCCGACGCTCGCCGCGAGGTCGCCCGCGACCTCGGCTTCGACCACGTCTACGACCCGATCGAACGCGATCCGGCCGAGACCATCGCGTCGATCACGGACGGCCAGGGCGCCGACGTCCACGTCGAGACCGCGGGCGCAGTCGGACAGACGTATCCGGCCATCGAGGACTCGCTGGCGGAGGGGGCGAACGTGGTCCACATCAGCAACGCCGGCTCCGATCCCGGCCTCGCGCTGCGGAAGTACCAGGGCAGCGGCGCGCAACTCTACGGCTCGGAGGGCCACACCGGCCACCAGGTCTACCCGCGCGTGATTCGCCTGATGGCCGCCGGCAAACTGGACAACCGCCCGATCGTCACGTCGACGTTCGACCTCGAGAACGCGGCCGACGCGGTCCGCCAGGCGGCCGAGCGCGTCGACGGGAAGGTCCTCGTCGAGATATAG
- a CDS encoding thiamine pyrophosphate-binding protein produces the protein MPTLTGGEIIAEYLEKEDVEYLVGIPGHGSTNLLDAFNESDVGVIQPRHEQGAVHLADGYARASGEPLAVFTSIGPGATNTVTGAATAYVDSIPMVIFTGAPQTHEYGQGILQELDRQKPGDFPSVMEPVTKRSFVVRDVERLPRVLRRAFQTAVTGRPGPVHVDVPMDVQGAAADVEIPDPEETRTHSRPGGDPESVAEAADLLAEADRPVIVPGGGCLLGEAWDEVQALADHLKAPVIPTFQAKGIIPEDHELFVGYAGWIGSTAGNELASNADVVLGIGCRFSDLHTSSFEQGVSFEIPPSKLIHVDIDNTEIGKNYPVEVGILGDAKVVTDQLYEAVSDRVSEVPTEDNEYYDEIQRLWAEWQEKVEARHTNDVPMSISRALASLREALPREGMVVSSAGQPQETTNPEFPVYEPRTNISCGGFSTMGFGVSAAIGAKLAEPDRPVVDVEGDGSFLMCNQEVACAVEHDIDVTWLVVNNNGWKSIRNLQVDKYGWDRVLNTEFDQESDVDFVKMAEAFSIDFAERVVKPENLTATLEEAIEYDGPAFVEAVVEPDNPDSGAIITGEWDLADLETDD, from the coding sequence ATGCCCACGCTTACCGGTGGCGAGATCATCGCCGAGTATCTGGAGAAAGAGGACGTCGAGTACCTGGTCGGCATCCCCGGACACGGGAGCACCAACCTCCTCGACGCGTTCAACGAGTCCGACGTCGGGGTCATCCAGCCCCGCCACGAACAGGGTGCGGTCCACCTGGCGGACGGCTACGCGCGCGCCAGCGGCGAGCCGCTCGCGGTCTTCACCTCGATCGGACCCGGCGCGACGAACACGGTCACCGGGGCGGCGACGGCCTACGTCGACTCGATCCCGATGGTCATCTTCACGGGCGCGCCCCAGACCCACGAGTACGGGCAAGGGATTCTGCAGGAACTCGACCGACAGAAGCCAGGCGACTTCCCGAGCGTGATGGAGCCCGTGACGAAGCGGAGCTTCGTCGTGCGCGACGTCGAACGGCTCCCGCGAGTCCTGCGGCGCGCGTTCCAGACCGCGGTCACGGGTCGACCGGGGCCGGTCCACGTCGACGTCCCGATGGACGTCCAGGGGGCCGCCGCGGACGTCGAGATTCCCGACCCCGAGGAGACGCGCACGCACAGTCGGCCAGGCGGCGATCCCGAATCGGTCGCCGAGGCCGCGGACCTGCTCGCCGAGGCCGACCGCCCCGTGATCGTCCCCGGCGGCGGCTGTCTACTCGGCGAGGCCTGGGACGAAGTCCAGGCGCTGGCCGACCACCTGAAGGCGCCGGTCATCCCGACCTTCCAGGCCAAGGGGATCATCCCCGAGGACCACGAGCTCTTCGTCGGGTACGCGGGCTGGATCGGCTCGACGGCCGGCAACGAACTCGCGAGCAACGCGGACGTCGTGCTCGGGATCGGCTGTCGGTTCTCCGACCTCCACACCTCCTCGTTCGAGCAGGGCGTGAGCTTCGAGATCCCGCCGAGCAAGCTGATCCACGTCGACATCGACAACACGGAGATCGGCAAGAACTACCCCGTCGAGGTCGGCATCCTCGGCGACGCCAAGGTCGTCACCGATCAGCTCTACGAGGCCGTTTCCGACCGCGTCAGCGAAGTCCCGACCGAGGACAACGAGTACTACGACGAGATCCAGCGCCTGTGGGCCGAGTGGCAGGAGAAAGTCGAAGCGCGCCACACGAACGACGTCCCGATGAGCATCTCGCGCGCGCTGGCGAGCCTCCGCGAGGCGCTGCCCCGCGAGGGAATGGTCGTCTCGAGCGCCGGCCAGCCCCAGGAGACGACCAATCCCGAGTTCCCCGTCTACGAACCCCGAACGAACATCTCCTGTGGCGGCTTCTCGACGATGGGCTTCGGCGTGTCCGCGGCGATCGGCGCGAAACTCGCCGAACCCGATCGGCCGGTCGTCGACGTCGAGGGCGACGGGAGCTTCCTGATGTGCAACCAGGAAGTCGCCTGCGCCGTCGAGCACGATATCGACGTCACCTGGCTCGTGGTCAACAACAACGGCTGGAAGTCGATCCGCAACCTGCAGGTCGACAAGTACGGCTGGGACCGCGTCCTCAACACGGAGTTCGACCAGGAGAGCGACGTCGACTTCGTGAAGATGGCCGAGGCGTTCAGCATCGACTTCGCCGAACGCGTCGTCAAGCCCGAGAACCTCACCGCGACGCTCGAGGAGGCGATCGAGTACGACGGGCCCGCGTTCGTCGAGGCCGTCGTCGAACCGGACAACCCCGACTCGGGTGCGATCATCACCGGCGAGTGGGATCTGGCCGACCTCGAGACCGACGATTGA